Proteins from a genomic interval of Cucumis melo cultivar AY chromosome 7, USDA_Cmelo_AY_1.0, whole genome shotgun sequence:
- the LOC103493663 gene encoding pathogen-associated molecular patterns-induced protein A70: MFAESVSSTLSIWTSLNSWFTPTVLFVVLNLVIGTIAIASNLGGSQRPNQRHPSDPDYPHYLHRSPSVLQRLKSMNPYAYRSEEPATVFEKPPGIDAHYANYEHPQLARSPSMLQRFKFSFPSYKPEESFQSPPSATTFEKAHEIDTHSANYQHPQLVRSPSVLQRLKFSFSGYKPEESFQSPPPVTHVEKPAGGDAHYSNFEHPQLVRSPSMLQRIKFNFYGHNKAEESFQSPPPTVSEVQIRRKDDESKRMEDEQTDGDQEPTMDEVFSKLHGDHFNRTKSDTMPTAGEFPTKLSKKMKKSASSKSTFSHFEADDIVESRRPATVKEGREKITEIEDEVDARADDFINKFKQQLKLQRLESILKYKEMVGRGNAK, translated from the coding sequence ATGTTCGCCGAATCCGTTTCTTCCACTCTCTCCATATGGACTTCCCTCAACAGCTGGTTCACTCCCACCGTTCTCTTCGTCGTTCTCAACCTCGTGATCGGCACCATTGCTATTGCTTCCAACTTAGGCGGTTCTCAAAGACCTAATCAACGCCATCCTTCCGACCCCGACTACCCTCACTATCTCCACAGATCTCCTTCTGTGCTTCAGAGGTTGAAATCCATGAATCCTTACGCTTATAGATCTGAAGAACCGGCTACTGTGTTCGAGAAACCGCCTGGAATCGACGCTCATTATGCTAATTATGAACATCCCCAACTTGCTCGGTCTCCTTCTATGCTTCAACGCTTTAAGTTTAGCTTCCCAAGCTACAAACCGGAAGAATCTTTTCAATCTCCGCCCTCTGCGACTACCTTCGAGAAAGCGCATGAAATCGACACTCATTCCGCAAATTATCAACATCCGCAACTGGTTAGATCTCCTTCTGTGCTTCAGCGGCTTAAGTTTAGTTTCTCGGGCTACAAACCGGAGGAATCATTCCAATCTCCACCGCCAGTAACTCACGTCGAGAAACCGGCTGGAGGAGATGCTCATTATTCTAATTTCGAACATCCGCAACTGGTTAGATCTCCTTCTATGCTTCAGCGGATCAAGTTTAACTTCTATGGTCATAATAAAGCGGAGGAGTCTTTCCAATCTCCACCTCCAACTGTTTCTGAGGTTCAGATCCGTCGGAAGGACGACGAATCGAAACGGATGGAGGATGAGCAAACGGATGGAGATCAGGAACCGACAATGGATGAGGTTTTCAGTAAACTCCATGGAGATCACTTCAACAGGACGAAATCCGACACTATGCCGACTGCCGGTGAGTTTCCGACGAAATTAtcaaagaaaatgaagaaatcagcGAGTTCAAAATCTACATTCTCGCATTTCGAAGCGGATGACATCGTGGAGAGCCGCCGTCCGGCGACGGTGAAAGAAGGAAGAGAGAAAATAACAGAAATAGAGGACGAAGTGGACGCCAGAGCCGATGACTTCATCAACAAATTCAAGCAACAGTTGAAGTTGCAAAGGCTGGAATCCATTCTCAAGTACAAGGAGATGGTCGGTAGAGGCAACGCAAAATAG
- the LOC103493662 gene encoding NDR1/HIN1-like protein 6 — protein sequence MPDAAPKPSVNGAATTNGTIPPSSSKPNFRQHPYRPPPYRNHHNHHRTRRNLCCCFCFWTIIIVLGLILLAAIAGAALYVLYRPHRPQFTISSLRISKLNLTTSPDSSASHLSSLFNLTLSSFNPNSHITFSYDPFLISTFSNSVLLANGSIPAFISGTKNQTVFRTLMSGAEDLDADSVTSLRSDLKKRGGTPLTIEMDTKVKVKIGRVNSKKVGIRVSCEGIKGIPPRGKTPTVASVSDADCKVDLRIKIWIFTL from the coding sequence ATGCCCGACGCCGCTCCAAAACCCTCCGTTAACGGTGCCGCCACTACCAACGGCACTATCCCTCCTTCCTCTTCCAAACCAAACTTCCGTCAACACCCTTACCGTCCCCCTCCTTACAGGAACCACCACAATCACCACCGTACCCGTCGCAATCTCTGCTGCTGCTTCTGCTTTTGGACCATCATTATCGTTTTAGGCCTCATTCTTCTAGCTGCCATTGCCGGTGCTGCTCTTTACGTATTGTACCGTCCTCATCGCCCTCAATTCACTATCTCCTCCCTTCGAATTTCCAAGCTTAATCTCACTACCTCCCCGGATTCCTCCGCCTCTCACCTCTCATCTCTTTTCAATCTCACTCTCTCATCCTTTAACCCCAACTCCCACATTACCTTCTCTTACGACCCTTTCCTTATCTCCACTTTCTCCAATTCCGTCCTCCTCGCCAATGGCTCCATCCCGGCTTTCATCAGTGGAACCAAGAATCAGACGGTGTTTCGAACGTTGATGTCCGGCGCCGAAGATCTTGATGCGGATTCCGTTACGAGTCTCAGATCGGATCTGAAGAAGAGAGGGGGAACTCCTCTGACGATTGAAATGGATACGAAAGTGAAAGTCAAAATTGGACGAGTGAATAGTAAGAAAGTCGGAATCAGAGTAAGCTGTGAAGGAATTAAAGGAATTCCGCCACGAGGAAAGACGCCGACGGTGGCCTCTGTTTCCGACGCCGATTGCAAGGTTGATCTCCGAATCAAGATCTGGATATTCACTCTCTAA